The genomic window TTTACTACATTGCTTGCAATAGTTACTCTTTATATATTAGGTGTAGATGCAATTAAAGATTTTGCTTTTCCTCTAATTGTTGGTATTGTTGCAGGAACTTATTCCTCAATATTTATTGCAAGCCCTGTTTGGTATATTCTAAAAACTAAGTTTAAAGAAAAAGACAAAGTAAATCCTCATAGAATGTAAAAACTGCCTAAAGGCAGTTTTTTTATATTATTGTTTTGCAAAGGATAATTCTTGTTAAAATTAATGTTATCATGGTAATATATATACATAAGAAATGAAAAGCAATAAAATATAAAGAAATATACTTAATTTCAGGAGGTATTAAAATGCAAGCTGGATTTATAATATCTTTATTTTTTGCCATTATAGTTGCAGTTTTCGCACTTAAAAATGGTGGAAGTGTTAATATTGACTTTATTTTTGCTAAAGTCCAAGTATCTCAAGCAATAGTAATTTTTGTTTCAGCAGCTCTGGGAGCTGTAATAGTAGCTTTTCTTGGACTAGTACGACAAGTAAAATTAACTATGAAACTAAAAGAACAAGGAAAGCTAATAAATTCTCTTAACAGCGATAAACAGTCTCTTGAAAATGAAATCCATATATTGAAAGAGGGTAAAACTATGGAAAGCTATGAGAATCTAAATGAAGCTAAAGAAATTATGAAAGAACAAGATGGAATTTCTAACACTGAAGGAGAAAATAACACTGAAGAGAATGTATAACATTTTGCTTATTGAACAGTATTTAAGTATAGGATATAATTGAAATGTATTTTCTTTTTAGTGGGTGAAGCAAATGATAAAATTCGAAAGTCTAGTCAAAATTGCTGAAAAGGATAATATTATTATAGATGAGTTAAGTAAAAAGCTTAATATCACTAGATTAACTTCAAAAGTAATGATAAACAGGGGAATAACAAGTATAGATTATGCTCAAGCCTTTTTAAATCCTGATATTAAAGATTTATTAGACCCTTTCCTATTAAGCGACATGAATGTAGCAGTAAAGAGGATTGTCGAGGCAATACATAATAACGAAAATATTTGGATATATGGAGATTATGATGTAGATGGAGTTACTAGTACATCAATACTTATTATTTACCTGAAAGCATTAACTAAAAATATATACTTTTACATTCCGGATCGCATGACTGAAGGGTATGGTCTTAATATTGAGGCCATGGATTATATAAAAAGCAAAGGTGGACAACTGGTAATCACCGTTGATTGCGGCATAAAATCTTTTGATGTAGCAGAACATTGTAAGGGCATTGGTTTAGATCTTATAATAACGGACCATCATACCTGTGAGTCAATATTACCAGACGCAATTGCTGTTGTTAATCCTAATAGATTAGATAGTCAGTATCCTTTTAATAAGTTAGCTGGAGTAGGGGTAGCTTTTAAGCTTGTACAGGCCTTAGCATCAGAATTAAATACAGGAATAGATTATGTAAATATAGTACCTATTGTTGCAATAGGTACTATTGCGGATGTAGTTTCTCTAACTGGAGAAAATAGAATTATTGTCAAAAACGGCCTTAGTATGATAAAGCAAACCCAAAATTTGGGTATCAAGGCTTTATTAGAAGTTACTGATCTCCTGAATAAGGAAGTTACAAGCGGACATATTGGATTCATTATAGGGCCTAGAATCAATGCTGCAGGTAGAATAGGAATGGCAAGGTATGGAGTAGAACTTTTTACTTCTAATACCTATGAAGAAGCCTTAGATTTGGCTAAAATCCTAGACAAGGAGAATGTCAAAAGACAAGAAATCGAAGCTAAGATTTTAGAGGAGGCTGAAAAGTTAATATATGAGGAATTAGACTTAGAAAAAGATAAAATACTTGTACTAGCTTCAGAAAATTGGCATAGTGGAGTTATAGGTATTGTGTCTTCTAGGCTAACAGAAAAATATCATAGACCAAGTATTCTACTTTCATTGGAAGATGATGAGGGGAGAGGCTCTGCAAGGAGTATTTCGAATTTTGATTTATATGAAAACTTAAGCAAATGTAAGGAATTATTTGTTGGATTTGGAGGGCATAAGCAAGCAGCAGGTCTTACGATAAAAAAGCAAAATATTCAAGAGTTTAGAAAAAGAATAAATGAAATTGCAGAGGAAGAATTGGAAGAAGTTGATTTTATACCTGAAACTGTAGTTGATTCTTTGATTGATATAGAAGATATTTCTATAGATACTGCTAATGAGCTAAAATCACTCGAGCCTTTTGGAATAGATAATCCTAGTCCAATTTTTCTATTCAATAGTGCTACTGTTAAATCAGTCAGATCCATTGGTAAAGACGAAAGACATTTAAAGCTTATTATTGAAAAAGAGGGCTATTCTGTAGATTGTGTTGGATTTAATTATGGTAGCTATGCTAATATTATTAAAATTGGCCAACAAATTGACTTAGTTGTAACGATTAGTATAAATGATTATTTAGGGCAGAAAAGTGTTCAGCTATTAATAAAAGATATTGTTACATCATATGAAGAGAAGCTCACTAGCTCTATTAATTATTTAGATTCCATAC from Proteiniborus ethanoligenes includes these protein-coding regions:
- the recJ gene encoding single-stranded-DNA-specific exonuclease RecJ, whose product is MIKFESLVKIAEKDNIIIDELSKKLNITRLTSKVMINRGITSIDYAQAFLNPDIKDLLDPFLLSDMNVAVKRIVEAIHNNENIWIYGDYDVDGVTSTSILIIYLKALTKNIYFYIPDRMTEGYGLNIEAMDYIKSKGGQLVITVDCGIKSFDVAEHCKGIGLDLIITDHHTCESILPDAIAVVNPNRLDSQYPFNKLAGVGVAFKLVQALASELNTGIDYVNIVPIVAIGTIADVVSLTGENRIIVKNGLSMIKQTQNLGIKALLEVTDLLNKEVTSGHIGFIIGPRINAAGRIGMARYGVELFTSNTYEEALDLAKILDKENVKRQEIEAKILEEAEKLIYEELDLEKDKILVLASENWHSGVIGIVSSRLTEKYHRPSILLSLEDDEGRGSARSISNFDLYENLSKCKELFVGFGGHKQAAGLTIKKQNIQEFRKRINEIAEEELEEVDFIPETVVDSLIDIEDISIDTANELKSLEPFGIDNPSPIFLFNSATVKSVRSIGKDERHLKLIIEKEGYSVDCVGFNYGSYANIIKIGQQIDLVVTISINDYLGQKSVQLLIKDIVTSYEEKLTSSINYLDSILPIIRQSCNESTDFNISNDMLHYINEEDRKKYVIEALNKENNILVIINNIFNLAGLLNIMQHQGRDFVRNINISYNLSRGYKPCDIIVVPALSQIDKEKYKNVIIYDLCFNRDYFINITKTFKQAKLQALIVEEDFNKNKSFIKDITPEINEIRLVYKSFISRKEKVLRIKEDSYLFSLRSRANIHISSFRFNAILRILKEAKLVDYIIKDSYIFVKMLNSPNEKINITSVPIYDALYRAANEVISFQKNIKSLN
- a CDS encoding LapA family protein; amino-acid sequence: MQAGFIISLFFAIIVAVFALKNGGSVNIDFIFAKVQVSQAIVIFVSAALGAVIVAFLGLVRQVKLTMKLKEQGKLINSLNSDKQSLENEIHILKEGKTMESYENLNEAKEIMKEQDGISNTEGENNTEENV